The following are from one region of the Paenibacillus sp. KS-LC4 genome:
- a CDS encoding LacI family DNA-binding transcriptional regulator codes for MLALVSRKEVASLAGVSEATVSRVLNKVGPIREETRLRVEEAAQQLGYVPSALAQQFARSRSGNLGVILPFVPKVHLFSTYYFAEILSGIGEAAKLYGYDVLLIFREPSGSRDYARLFLAQKIDACIVLGAQNVPEEKKALAELQEKGYPFCLVNQRFAEEGYLSVDADHHAGSYEAVKHLIDGGSRKIAFLNGPDVFSSSMDRMAGYKQALTSAGLAYDPSLTLLGNYSRKSGVEAAEAVAALIRSGKVDAVFAANDRMAIGLMDGLRAHGIEAGVDVKLVGYDDSEGSVIVSPKLTTVAVPFYEMGRRAAQRLLAPEKDGPQQVNEGLLPVHLVKRETSS; via the coding sequence ATGCTTGCTTTGGTCAGTAGAAAAGAAGTTGCGTCACTTGCGGGCGTATCCGAAGCCACAGTATCCAGAGTGCTTAATAAGGTAGGACCCATTAGGGAAGAAACTCGGCTTCGGGTAGAGGAAGCGGCGCAGCAGCTTGGTTATGTGCCAAGTGCGCTGGCACAGCAGTTCGCGAGAAGCCGGAGCGGGAATTTGGGCGTAATCCTGCCATTTGTTCCTAAGGTTCATTTGTTTTCCACGTATTATTTTGCAGAAATTTTGAGCGGCATTGGCGAGGCGGCTAAGCTATATGGGTATGATGTGCTGTTAATATTTCGCGAGCCGAGCGGCTCGCGAGATTATGCCAGACTGTTTCTGGCACAGAAGATTGATGCCTGTATTGTGTTAGGCGCACAAAATGTGCCGGAAGAGAAGAAAGCGCTTGCGGAGCTTCAAGAGAAGGGTTATCCATTTTGCCTCGTTAACCAGCGGTTTGCGGAGGAAGGATATTTATCCGTCGATGCGGATCATCATGCGGGGAGCTATGAGGCAGTTAAGCATCTCATTGACGGCGGGAGCCGCAAAATTGCTTTTCTAAATGGACCGGATGTGTTCTCAAGCAGTATGGACCGGATGGCGGGCTACAAGCAGGCGCTTACGAGTGCCGGGCTTGCCTACGATCCGTCCTTGACACTGCTGGGCAACTACAGCCGCAAGAGTGGGGTTGAAGCAGCGGAAGCTGTTGCAGCGCTCATCCGCAGCGGGAAGGTGGATGCCGTATTTGCCGCAAATGACCGGATGGCTATTGGTTTGATGGATGGCTTGCGCGCACATGGAATCGAGGCTGGAGTGGATGTAAAGCTCGTCGGCTACGATGATTCAGAGGGCTCGGTTATTGTGAGCCCGAAGCTGACGACGGTAGCAGTGCCTTTCTACGAAATGGGAAGAAGGGCGGCACAGCGGCTGCTCGCTCCTGAGAAGGACGGGCCTCAGCAGGTGAACGAAGGGCTGCTGCCTGTGCATTTAGTTAAGCGGGAAACATCTTCATAA
- the sspI gene encoding small acid-soluble spore protein SspI encodes MDNLDLRQAIIRRVQDKPLNELTEVIESSIGNDERALPGLGVLFEMIWKQIDEQEQARLVTALHTQLARIAQPATR; translated from the coding sequence TTGGATAATCTGGATTTGCGTCAAGCCATTATAAGGCGGGTTCAAGATAAGCCGCTTAATGAATTAACGGAAGTGATTGAAAGCTCGATCGGCAATGACGAGCGTGCGCTGCCTGGACTTGGCGTATTGTTCGAAATGATTTGGAAGCAAATCGACGAGCAGGAGCAAGCACGCTTGGTAACTGCGCTGCATACGCAGCTAGCACGAATCGCTCAGCCCGCCACGCGTTAA
- a CDS encoding Xaa-Pro peptidase family protein, with translation MHNPYEVRKSSLIAELSAAGMEAALVTSPGSVFYLTGFHCDPHERFMGLLINPKESTYTLFVPALDQESASGAAMVSKLVAISDTDNAYELLGKEADKSAATIGVEKRHLNVATYEQLAGVFAKAAFRDVEPLLMALRLRKSPEEIQRVHAAVVIAEQVLYEVAAKAAVGVSELELNAEIEYRLRVLGGDKPAFETSVLGGARSALPHGRSGEYRLKENDFLLIDMGVYKDGYCSDITRTFVIGEGTAEQVRIYEAVLAANRQAIASAEAGKALAVVDRAAREAIEAQGYGEFFNHRVGHGFGIDIHELPSVHGSNEARIETGLLFTVEPGIYVPGLGGVRIEDDIYIGEDGKPQVLTSFPKELQRL, from the coding sequence ATGCATAACCCTTATGAGGTTCGAAAATCGAGCTTGATCGCCGAGCTTTCCGCTGCTGGAATGGAGGCAGCACTCGTTACGTCGCCGGGCAGTGTTTTTTATTTGACGGGCTTTCATTGCGACCCACATGAGCGTTTTATGGGATTGCTAATTAACCCGAAGGAGTCGACGTATACGTTGTTCGTCCCAGCTTTGGATCAGGAGAGCGCAAGCGGAGCAGCGATGGTATCGAAGCTGGTTGCGATTTCGGATACCGACAATGCCTATGAGCTGCTTGGCAAAGAAGCTGACAAAAGCGCCGCTACCATTGGCGTAGAAAAGCGGCATTTGAATGTGGCAACCTATGAGCAATTGGCTGGTGTGTTTGCTAAGGCAGCCTTCCGGGATGTGGAGCCGCTGCTTATGGCTTTGCGTCTTCGCAAGTCGCCTGAGGAAATTCAGCGGGTGCATGCCGCAGTAGTCATTGCCGAGCAGGTGCTGTATGAAGTAGCAGCCAAGGCGGCCGTTGGCGTGTCCGAGCTTGAGCTGAACGCAGAGATTGAATATCGGCTGCGCGTGCTGGGCGGCGATAAGCCGGCATTCGAGACGAGTGTGCTGGGCGGCGCTCGCTCCGCCTTGCCGCATGGCAGGTCGGGTGAGTATCGACTGAAGGAAAATGATTTTCTACTCATTGATATGGGCGTGTACAAGGATGGTTATTGCTCGGACATTACGCGCACATTTGTAATCGGTGAAGGTACAGCCGAGCAGGTGCGTATTTATGAAGCGGTGCTTGCGGCGAACCGTCAAGCAATTGCGTCCGCAGAAGCGGGGAAAGCGCTCGCTGTAGTAGATCGTGCTGCTCGCGAGGCGATTGAGGCACAAGGCTACGGTGAATTTTTCAATCACCGTGTAGGTCACGGCTTCGGCATTGATATTCATGAGCTGCCTTCCGTTCACGGGAGCAATGAAGCACGGATTGAAACGGGGCTGCTGTTCACCGTAGAGCCGGGCATCTATGTTCCAGGCCTTGGCGGCGTGCGTATCGAAGACGATATTTATATCGGTGAGGATGGCAAGCCGCAGGTGCTGACAAGCTTTCCGAAGGAGCTTCAGCGCCTGTAG
- a CDS encoding alpha-D-ribose 1-methylphosphonate 5-triphosphate diphosphatase — protein sequence MKSDILQSVVMVKGTLVLPETVAEGAVIIKAGIIAEVLIGAEQIQSWLAHSDHKEGQAIRDSGENVDSYRHHELEIIEADGCYLLPGLIDVHCDAIEKEVQPRPNTLFPLGMSLLEFERKLPLHGITTMYHSLSLGVGLSLRGEHLLTQMVELIRSYREQRSVVRNRIHLRYEISYLPGLPIVKRYVDEGAIDYLSFMDHSPGQGQYREPGSFERYVMKNQSVSVDEVRTIVEELMENRRQIDWPGLEELGRLAVQRGISVASHDDDSSLRVDQLRGCGVSVSEFPITLETAVYAVQQGLHVCVGAPNIVRGGSHDKNLSAVEAIAAGAADIICSDYHPSALLNAIFKLADEGITTLPAAVRTATLAPAEALGIASEVGTLERGKAADLIIVDRYEGHPWVKRTIVGGKTVYTALTR from the coding sequence TTGAAGTCAGACATACTGCAATCGGTTGTAATGGTAAAAGGGACGCTGGTGCTGCCGGAAACGGTAGCGGAGGGCGCTGTTATTATAAAAGCAGGCATCATTGCGGAAGTATTGATTGGAGCAGAGCAGATTCAAAGCTGGCTGGCGCACTCAGATCATAAGGAAGGGCAGGCCATCAGGGACAGCGGAGAAAATGTGGATAGCTATCGCCACCATGAGCTTGAAATAATCGAGGCGGATGGTTGTTACCTATTGCCGGGGCTTATTGATGTGCATTGCGATGCGATCGAAAAAGAAGTTCAGCCTCGTCCAAATACGCTGTTTCCGCTGGGTATGTCATTGCTGGAGTTCGAACGCAAGCTTCCGCTCCATGGCATTACGACGATGTATCATTCTTTATCGCTAGGTGTTGGACTAAGTCTGCGGGGCGAGCATTTGCTGACGCAAATGGTGGAGCTTATTCGCAGCTACCGCGAGCAGCGCTCTGTCGTGCGCAATCGCATTCATTTAAGATATGAAATTTCGTATTTGCCGGGCTTGCCCATCGTGAAGCGATATGTGGATGAAGGTGCCATTGATTATTTATCGTTCATGGATCATTCGCCGGGTCAAGGGCAGTACAGAGAACCGGGCTCCTTCGAGCGTTATGTGATGAAAAATCAATCGGTCAGCGTCGATGAGGTACGCACCATCGTGGAAGAGCTGATGGAAAATAGGCGCCAAATTGACTGGCCCGGCTTAGAGGAGCTTGGTCGGCTGGCCGTGCAGCGCGGCATTTCGGTTGCTTCGCATGATGATGATTCGAGCCTGCGGGTAGATCAGTTAAGAGGTTGCGGCGTCAGTGTCTCCGAATTTCCCATTACGCTGGAAACGGCCGTTTACGCCGTCCAACAGGGCCTCCATGTATGCGTAGGGGCGCCTAATATTGTGCGCGGCGGCTCGCATGATAAAAATTTATCAGCGGTCGAGGCGATTGCCGCAGGAGCGGCTGACATCATTTGCTCAGATTATCATCCTTCGGCGTTGCTGAACGCGATTTTCAAGCTGGCGGATGAAGGAATAACCACTTTGCCAGCCGCCGTTCGCACCGCTACGCTGGCTCCAGCGGAAGCGCTGGGAATAGCCAGTGAAGTCGGAACGCTTGAGCGGGGCAAAGCGGCAGACCTAATCATCGTCGATCGTTATGAAGGCCATCCATGGGTCAAACGGACAATCGTTGGCGGCAAAACGGTATATACCGCGTTGACCCGTTAA
- a CDS encoding Gfo/Idh/MocA family oxidoreductase, protein MGKKVRVGMVGYKFMGKAHSNAYRALPMFFPKTPALPEMKAICGRNAEALEQARSQFGWESAETDWRKLIERSDIDVIDINAPSDAHKEIALAAAAAGKHLFCEKPLALNVADAKEMLEAAEKTGIKHMVGFNYRFAPAVQLAKKLVSDGRLGEIYHFRAVFLQDWIIDPTFPLVWRLQKEVAGSGSHGDLGAHLIDLARFLVGEFDEVIGMSETFIKERPLPSEMTGLSAKGDASGARGKVTVDDATLFMTRFENGALGSFEATRFAAGHRSTNAFEINGSKGSVKFDFERLNELEVYFTDDADDVQGFRRVLATDPAHAYMDAWWPAGHTIGYEHTFTHEMQELMLAIHEERQPVPNFHDGLRCQEVLEAVEQSITERRWVKLAEYK, encoded by the coding sequence ATGGGGAAGAAAGTACGCGTGGGAATGGTCGGCTATAAGTTTATGGGTAAGGCACATAGCAATGCTTATCGGGCTTTGCCGATGTTTTTTCCAAAGACGCCAGCACTGCCAGAGATGAAAGCGATCTGTGGACGCAACGCCGAGGCGCTGGAGCAAGCTAGAAGCCAGTTCGGCTGGGAAAGCGCGGAGACGGATTGGCGCAAGCTGATTGAGCGCAGCGACATTGATGTGATCGACATTAATGCGCCAAGCGATGCGCATAAGGAGATTGCGCTGGCGGCTGCCGCGGCTGGCAAGCATTTGTTCTGCGAAAAGCCGCTGGCGCTCAATGTAGCGGATGCAAAGGAAATGCTGGAGGCGGCAGAGAAGACCGGAATCAAGCATATGGTTGGCTTTAACTATCGCTTCGCACCAGCGGTGCAGCTAGCGAAGAAGCTTGTCAGCGATGGCCGCTTGGGCGAAATCTATCATTTCCGTGCGGTGTTTCTTCAGGATTGGATCATTGACCCAACGTTCCCGCTCGTTTGGCGCTTGCAGAAGGAGGTTGCGGGTTCTGGCTCGCATGGCGACCTTGGCGCCCATCTGATTGACCTGGCACGCTTCCTTGTTGGCGAGTTTGACGAGGTCATCGGCATGAGCGAGACGTTCATCAAGGAGCGCCCGCTGCCATCGGAAATGACGGGGCTTAGCGCCAAAGGGGACGCTTCCGGTGCTCGCGGCAAAGTAACGGTGGATGATGCGACGCTGTTTATGACTCGTTTTGAAAATGGAGCGCTCGGCAGCTTCGAAGCGACGCGCTTCGCGGCAGGACATCGCTCGACGAACGCTTTCGAAATTAACGGCAGCAAGGGCAGTGTCAAATTCGATTTTGAGCGTCTGAATGAGCTGGAGGTTTATTTTACCGACGATGCCGACGATGTTCAAGGCTTCCGCCGCGTGCTCGCGACCGATCCGGCTCATGCTTACATGGATGCCTGGTGGCCAGCGGGACATACGATCGGCTATGAGCATACGTTTACGCATGAAATGCAGGAGCTGATGCTAGCGATTCACGAGGAGCGTCAGCCTGTGCCGAATTTCCATGACGGCCTGCGGTGCCAAGAGGTGCTGGAGGCAGTTGAGCAGTCGATTACAGAGCGCCGCTGGGTCAAGCTGGCGGAGTACAAATAG
- a CDS encoding YwmB family TATA-box binding protein, with protein sequence MTKLSRYTEQEKIKRRSRIGVLAAAMVLIFGAIWALVNQDKLTTEGQAEGSLLQHDMKQIWSWSDGLLESGASGAGWTLRWYASGEASKLREQLFPRYEGDAEGELSILLPEFGGKLSLSVTASAGEGQQQMLVLFSPESSKQADQRKLLSAIDHIESAMRRTNISYDGGITIRGLTEYNNVAERLAQLAAAQAVDRYDDAGTVSESFFTGGLKASVNTGGKEANMQVAVHKGTDTGELAVVIGIPLISGDYSASQ encoded by the coding sequence ATGACAAAGCTGAGCAGGTACACGGAACAGGAAAAAATAAAACGGCGCAGCCGGATCGGCGTGCTGGCAGCCGCAATGGTACTTATTTTTGGCGCGATATGGGCACTCGTTAATCAGGATAAGCTGACGACGGAAGGACAAGCGGAGGGCAGCCTGCTTCAGCATGACATGAAGCAAATTTGGAGCTGGAGCGATGGGCTGCTGGAGTCCGGGGCATCTGGTGCAGGCTGGACGCTGCGCTGGTACGCGAGCGGAGAGGCTTCTAAGCTGCGGGAGCAGCTATTTCCACGCTATGAAGGCGATGCGGAAGGGGAGCTTAGCATCCTGCTGCCGGAATTTGGCGGCAAGCTGTCCTTGAGCGTTACGGCGTCTGCGGGGGAAGGGCAGCAGCAGATGCTCGTGCTTTTTTCCCCAGAATCAAGCAAACAAGCGGATCAGCGTAAGCTGCTTTCAGCTATTGATCATATTGAGTCCGCTATGAGAAGGACAAATATTTCTTATGATGGAGGAATAACCATCAGAGGCTTGACAGAATATAATAATGTAGCGGAGCGGCTTGCGCAGCTTGCGGCTGCTCAAGCGGTGGATCGGTACGATGATGCCGGGACGGTAAGCGAAAGCTTTTTCACTGGAGGACTTAAAGCTTCTGTAAATACTGGCGGCAAGGAGGCGAATATGCAGGTTGCGGTGCATAAAGGAACGGATACGGGAGAGCTTGCGGTCGTAATTGGAATCCCGCTGATTTCAGGCGATTACAGCGCCTCGCAATAG
- a CDS encoding ThuA domain-containing protein: protein MSKPKALIVWGGWDGHQPKEVAAIFEAVLAGDGFEVEVSDTLEAFEDGEKLKALDLIVPVWTMGKITDDQLKNVSEAVQSGVGLAGCHGGMCDSFRESVEWQFMTGGQWVSHPGNDGVEYVVNVTNTSSVLTDGIEDFTVSSEQYYMHVDPAVEVLATTRFPVAEGPHLLNKAVDMPVAWTKRWGVGRVYFNSLGHQANIVDIPVVKEMMRRGFNWCAEGKAAAAGRDGGKHE from the coding sequence ATGAGCAAACCGAAGGCATTAATCGTGTGGGGCGGCTGGGACGGACATCAACCCAAGGAGGTAGCGGCTATTTTCGAAGCCGTGCTTGCGGGAGACGGGTTCGAGGTTGAGGTTTCGGATACGCTGGAGGCTTTTGAGGATGGGGAGAAGCTGAAGGCGCTGGACCTGATCGTTCCGGTATGGACGATGGGGAAAATTACTGACGATCAGTTGAAAAATGTATCTGAAGCGGTTCAAAGCGGCGTGGGGCTTGCAGGCTGTCACGGCGGCATGTGCGACTCCTTCCGCGAAAGCGTGGAATGGCAGTTCATGACGGGCGGCCAGTGGGTGTCGCATCCCGGTAATGACGGTGTGGAGTATGTGGTCAATGTAACGAACACCTCCAGCGTGCTGACCGATGGCATTGAGGACTTTACGGTTAGCAGCGAGCAGTATTACATGCATGTAGATCCGGCGGTTGAAGTGCTGGCGACGACACGTTTCCCGGTTGCAGAAGGCCCTCATTTGCTCAATAAAGCGGTTGATATGCCTGTAGCTTGGACGAAGCGCTGGGGTGTAGGCCGCGTCTACTTCAATTCACTTGGGCATCAAGCTAACATTGTGGACATTCCAGTTGTAAAAGAAATGATGCGTCGCGGGTTTAATTGGTGTGCGGAAGGAAAAGCAGCTGCAGCAGGCAGAGACGGAGGCAAGCATGAGTAA
- the zwf gene encoding glucose-6-phosphate dehydrogenase, translating into MEQNTNPETLPPQGAVYYLFGATGDLAKRKLFPALFSLYKEGKLSEKFAVVGLARRPRTNEQFRSDVYDSIVEFCRYKADDAELWNRFAEHFEYMSLDINTVDGFRELNKLSEQLEAKFDIPGNRLFYLALAPALFGPVSFNLRDGGLLDCKGWSRVVIEKPFGYDLPSAQKLNDQLSQVFKEEEIFRIDHYLGKEMVQNIQVIRFANAFFEPLWNNNHIANVQITLSETVGVEDRGGYYDKSGALRDMGQNHMLQMLTMIAMEPPSRLHGEDIRDEKVKVLRSLRNYKSSDEVRENVVRAQYSEGTARGKELTGYRQEDSVNPESTTETYFAAKVAVDNFRWAGVPFYIRTGKRLPVKTTEVVIEFKSMPQNVLFAQRHDLAPNLLVIRVNPMEGIYIKVNAKTPGADNSVQPVAMEFCQSCQIGLNTPEAYERLIHDAVRGDSTYFTRWDEVAQAWEFVDKIAQAWGEDKKDLQSYPAGSWGPEAADKLLAEDGFHWWPVNGQDEDNVIWITNSSK; encoded by the coding sequence ATGGAGCAAAATACGAATCCCGAAACGCTACCGCCGCAAGGCGCTGTATATTACTTGTTTGGAGCAACAGGCGATCTAGCTAAGCGCAAATTGTTCCCTGCCCTGTTCAGCTTATATAAAGAAGGAAAATTGTCTGAAAAATTTGCGGTCGTCGGCCTTGCCCGCAGACCTCGCACGAACGAGCAGTTCCGTTCGGATGTTTATGATTCTATCGTAGAATTTTGCCGCTACAAGGCAGATGATGCGGAGCTTTGGAATCGCTTTGCCGAGCATTTCGAATATATGTCGCTCGATATTAATACGGTGGATGGCTTTCGCGAGCTGAACAAGCTTTCGGAGCAACTGGAAGCGAAATTTGATATTCCAGGCAACCGCTTGTTCTATTTAGCTCTAGCGCCTGCGTTGTTCGGGCCGGTGTCCTTCAACCTGCGGGACGGCGGTCTGCTGGATTGCAAGGGCTGGAGCCGCGTTGTAATCGAGAAGCCATTCGGCTACGATCTTCCATCCGCACAAAAGCTGAACGACCAGTTGAGCCAAGTGTTCAAGGAAGAGGAAATTTTCCGCATTGATCACTATTTGGGTAAAGAAATGGTGCAAAATATTCAGGTTATTCGTTTTGCTAATGCATTTTTCGAGCCATTGTGGAATAATAATCATATCGCTAATGTGCAAATCACGCTGTCGGAAACGGTTGGCGTAGAGGATCGCGGCGGTTATTATGACAAATCCGGTGCATTAAGAGACATGGGTCAAAACCATATGCTGCAAATGCTCACAATGATTGCAATGGAGCCGCCTAGCCGTCTGCATGGCGAAGATATTCGCGATGAGAAGGTTAAAGTGCTGCGCTCGCTGCGCAACTACAAATCAAGCGATGAGGTTCGCGAGAACGTCGTTCGCGCTCAATACAGCGAAGGCACGGCTCGCGGCAAGGAGCTGACGGGCTATCGTCAAGAGGATTCTGTTAATCCGGAATCTACCACGGAAACGTATTTCGCTGCTAAAGTAGCGGTAGACAATTTCCGTTGGGCTGGCGTACCGTTCTACATTCGTACAGGCAAACGCCTGCCGGTGAAGACGACTGAGGTTGTTATTGAATTCAAGTCGATGCCGCAAAACGTCTTGTTCGCGCAGCGTCATGATCTTGCGCCGAATTTGCTCGTTATTCGGGTTAACCCGATGGAAGGCATCTACATTAAAGTCAATGCCAAGACGCCGGGTGCTGATAATTCGGTACAGCCCGTGGCTATGGAGTTTTGTCAAAGCTGCCAGATCGGCCTGAATACGCCTGAAGCGTATGAGCGTCTGATCCACGATGCGGTGCGCGGCGATTCTACGTATTTCACTCGTTGGGATGAAGTCGCTCAGGCATGGGAGTTTGTTGACAAAATCGCTCAAGCATGGGGCGAGGACAAGAAGGATCTTCAGTCTTATCCTGCTGGCTCATGGGGACCAGAAGCGGCGGATAAGCTGCTTGCAGAGGATGGCTTCCACTGGTGGCCGGTAAATGGACAGGACGAGGACAATGTGATTTGGATTACGAACAGCAGCAAGTAA
- a CDS encoding Gfo/Idh/MocA family oxidoreductase: MSKVKVGVIGTGNISRIYLENGSKFSSMEIVACADLDVERAKEKGAEYGIRGCSVEELLADPEVQMVINLTIPAAHAPVCLQALEAGKHVYVEKPLAVTREEGKQVLELAAAKGLLVGSAPDTFLGGGLQTCIKIIEDGWIGTPIGATAFMMSGGHESWHPAPDFYYQQGGGPMFDMGPYYLTALIAMLGPIARVTGSTRITFPERTITSEPKRGQKIEVEVPTHVAGIMEFAAGPIGTLLTSFDVKAGSTLPFIEVYGSQGTLQVTNPNDFGGQIKLRRSWSAEWSTIPLAYGHSENGRGIGAADMAQAILTGRKHRANGELAYHVLEAMHGFHDAAEQGKHYVMQSSCEKPALFPLGLAEYTLDK; this comes from the coding sequence ATGAGTAAAGTCAAGGTTGGGGTCATCGGGACAGGCAATATAAGCCGCATTTATTTGGAAAATGGTTCGAAATTCAGCTCCATGGAAATTGTCGCATGTGCGGATCTGGATGTGGAGCGCGCCAAGGAGAAGGGCGCGGAGTATGGCATTCGCGGCTGCTCAGTCGAGGAGCTGCTTGCTGACCCGGAGGTGCAGATGGTCATCAATCTGACGATTCCAGCTGCACATGCTCCGGTATGCTTGCAAGCACTGGAAGCAGGCAAGCATGTGTACGTAGAAAAGCCGCTAGCGGTTACGCGCGAGGAGGGCAAGCAGGTGCTGGAGCTGGCGGCAGCGAAAGGGCTGCTCGTAGGCAGCGCGCCAGATACGTTCCTTGGCGGCGGTCTCCAGACGTGTATTAAAATCATTGAAGACGGCTGGATTGGTACGCCAATTGGCGCTACCGCTTTTATGATGTCAGGCGGACATGAGAGCTGGCACCCAGCTCCAGATTTTTATTACCAGCAAGGCGGCGGCCCGATGTTCGATATGGGACCTTATTATTTGACGGCGCTTATTGCGATGCTGGGGCCGATTGCACGTGTAACGGGTTCGACACGCATTACCTTCCCAGAGAGAACCATTACAAGCGAGCCGAAGCGCGGCCAGAAAATTGAGGTCGAGGTGCCGACGCATGTAGCTGGTATTATGGAATTTGCCGCGGGCCCAATCGGCACCCTGCTGACTAGCTTTGATGTAAAGGCCGGCTCGACGCTGCCATTCATTGAAGTATACGGCAGCCAAGGCACCCTTCAAGTTACGAACCCAAATGATTTCGGCGGTCAAATTAAGCTGCGCCGCAGCTGGTCTGCGGAATGGTCGACCATTCCGCTTGCTTACGGCCATTCGGAAAACGGCAGAGGCATTGGCGCAGCAGATATGGCGCAAGCTATTCTGACGGGACGCAAGCATCGGGCTAATGGAGAGCTTGCCTATCATGTGTTGGAGGCGATGCATGGCTTCCATGATGCGGCTGAGCAAGGCAAGCACTATGTGATGCAAAGCAGCTGCGAGAAGCCGGCGCTATTTCCGCTTGGTTTAGCGGAATATACACTGGACAAATAG
- a CDS encoding peptide chain release factor 3: protein MSKTLSNELQLEVDKRRTFAIISHPDAGKTTLTEKLLLFGGAIRLAGSVKARKASRHATSDWMEIEKQRGISVTSSVMQFDYDGHRVNILDTPGHQDFSEDTYRTLTAADSAVMLIDVAKGVEAQTIKLFQVCRKRGIPIFTFINKLDREGQSPFELMEELERVLGIRSVPMNWPIGMGRELCGVYDRMKNQVELFQGNDHSTIEVRKTDDYNDPIIREMAGEYLHDQLVQDLELLDVAGDPFDIEKVRAGELTPIFFGSAVNNFGVQTFLDNFLELAPKPAERMSTDGPVEPTNEKFTGYVFKIQANMNPAHRDRIAFLRICSGRFERGMSVRHVRAGKDIKLAQPQQFLAQDRDIVETAYPGDIIGLFDPGIFRIGDSLSQNSEVVFDELPTFSPEIFAKVTVKNALKHKQYQKGVDQLTEEGTIQVFHSVGGFDETILGVVGHLQFEVFEYRMRAEYGVEIQLHRMTFQFARWIVDDKIDPAKFRINSTLVQDKKGNYVVLFENEYAMRTAMDKNPTSKFLETAP, encoded by the coding sequence ATGAGCAAAACGTTAAGCAATGAATTGCAGCTGGAAGTCGATAAGCGCCGCACGTTTGCGATTATCTCTCACCCGGATGCGGGAAAAACGACGCTAACCGAGAAGCTCCTCCTGTTCGGAGGAGCTATTCGTCTGGCTGGCTCCGTTAAGGCGAGGAAAGCAAGCCGACACGCGACCTCCGACTGGATGGAAATTGAGAAGCAGCGGGGAATTTCCGTTACTTCCTCCGTTATGCAATTCGATTACGACGGCCATCGGGTAAATATTTTGGATACGCCTGGTCACCAGGATTTCAGTGAGGATACGTATCGGACGCTGACAGCAGCCGATAGCGCGGTCATGCTGATTGACGTTGCCAAAGGCGTCGAGGCACAGACGATCAAGCTGTTCCAAGTTTGCCGTAAACGCGGTATTCCGATTTTTACATTCATCAACAAGCTGGACCGTGAAGGTCAAAGTCCGTTTGAGCTGATGGAGGAGCTGGAGCGCGTGCTTGGCATCCGTTCGGTTCCTATGAACTGGCCGATTGGCATGGGCCGCGAGCTTTGCGGGGTTTATGACCGGATGAAAAATCAAGTCGAGCTATTCCAAGGCAATGATCACAGCACCATTGAAGTGCGCAAGACGGATGATTACAACGATCCGATTATTCGCGAGATGGCAGGAGAATACTTGCATGATCAGCTCGTGCAGGATCTTGAGCTGCTTGATGTTGCAGGCGACCCATTCGATATCGAGAAAGTACGTGCTGGCGAGCTGACACCAATTTTCTTCGGCAGTGCGGTTAACAATTTTGGCGTGCAAACGTTTTTGGATAACTTCCTTGAGCTTGCGCCAAAACCGGCGGAGCGCATGAGCACCGACGGCCCTGTAGAACCGACGAATGAGAAGTTCACGGGCTATGTCTTTAAAATTCAAGCGAATATGAACCCGGCTCACCGCGACCGGATTGCTTTTTTGCGTATTTGCTCCGGGCGCTTTGAGCGTGGAATGAGCGTTCGCCATGTCCGTGCGGGCAAAGATATTAAGCTGGCGCAGCCGCAGCAGTTTTTGGCACAGGATCGCGACATTGTAGAGACAGCTTATCCGGGCGATATTATCGGCTTGTTCGATCCGGGTATTTTCCGTATTGGCGATTCGCTGTCGCAAAACTCGGAAGTCGTATTTGACGAGCTGCCGACGTTCTCGCCAGAGATTTTTGCCAAAGTAACGGTTAAGAACGCGCTCAAGCATAAGCAGTACCAGAAGGGCGTTGACCAGTTGACGGAGGAAGGCACGATTCAAGTGTTCCACTCGGTTGGCGGCTTTGATGAGACGATTTTGGGCGTGGTTGGACATCTGCAATTCGAGGTGTTCGAATATCGGATGCGCGCGGAATATGGCGTCGAAATTCAATTGCACCGCATGACGTTCCAGTTTGCACGCTGGATTGTAGACGATAAGATCGACCCGGCGAAATTCCGAATTAACTCGACGCTCGTTCAAGACAAGAAGGGCAATTATGTCGTCTTATTTGAGAATGAATATGCAATGAGAACGGCGATGGACAAAAATCCGACCTCGAAATTTCTCGAAACGGCGCCTTAA